In Saccharothrix syringae, the following are encoded in one genomic region:
- a CDS encoding cation:proton antiporter domain-containing protein: MNQIEFALRVFAALAVVLVATTVCGRLAMLVRQPRVVGEMVAGVLLGPSLLGAVAPGAQAQLFPTDVKGVLYVLSTIGLTFYMFLVGSSLDHGLARGRNMRRASTLAVSGIVPTFLLGAGAAALFFGSLAVEGASRWEFMLFVGGALSITAFPMLARILQERGIANTPIGGLTLVAAAIDDAVAWVLLAIIIAVGAAGSPVDALDTVAGAALFALVMLTVGRHLFRKLGERVERQGRMSRDTMALVLLVVLAAGWFTDYIGVFSVFGGFITGLAMPQSQVVRQELQTRLTDLNSILLLPVFFAFSGLNTEVSGFGAGGALWVPLVVIMAVAFAGKYLGCAAVVRAQGFPWRYASAVGGLMNARGLMILVFINIGLAHGLVTPELFAILVAVAIVTTAAAMPIYRASLPDDADRADTGAAPTPVTTSNAP, from the coding sequence GTGAACCAGATCGAATTCGCGCTGCGGGTCTTCGCCGCGCTGGCCGTCGTCCTCGTCGCCACCACCGTGTGCGGTCGCCTGGCCATGCTGGTCAGGCAACCCCGCGTGGTCGGCGAGATGGTCGCCGGCGTCCTGCTCGGCCCCAGCCTGCTCGGCGCCGTCGCCCCCGGCGCGCAGGCCCAGCTGTTCCCCACCGACGTCAAGGGCGTCCTGTACGTGCTCAGCACCATCGGCCTGACGTTCTACATGTTCCTGGTCGGCTCGTCCCTCGACCACGGCCTGGCCCGCGGCCGCAACATGCGCCGCGCCTCCACGCTCGCCGTCTCCGGCATCGTGCCGACCTTCCTGCTCGGCGCGGGCGCCGCCGCCCTGTTCTTCGGCTCGCTGGCGGTCGAGGGTGCCAGCCGCTGGGAGTTCATGCTCTTCGTCGGCGGCGCCCTGTCGATCACCGCGTTCCCCATGCTCGCCCGCATCCTCCAGGAACGCGGCATCGCCAACACCCCCATCGGCGGCCTCACCCTCGTCGCCGCCGCCATCGACGACGCGGTCGCGTGGGTGCTCCTGGCCATCATCATCGCCGTCGGCGCGGCGGGCAGCCCCGTCGACGCGCTGGACACCGTGGCGGGCGCGGCGCTGTTCGCCCTGGTCATGCTCACCGTCGGCCGCCACCTGTTCCGCAAGCTCGGCGAACGCGTGGAGCGCCAGGGCCGGATGAGCCGCGACACCATGGCGCTGGTCCTGCTCGTCGTCCTCGCGGCCGGCTGGTTCACCGACTACATCGGCGTCTTCTCCGTCTTCGGCGGCTTCATCACCGGCCTGGCCATGCCCCAGTCCCAGGTCGTGCGCCAGGAGCTGCAGACCCGGCTCACCGACCTCAACTCCATCCTGCTGCTCCCGGTGTTCTTCGCCTTCAGCGGCCTGAACACCGAGGTCTCCGGCTTCGGCGCGGGCGGCGCCCTGTGGGTGCCCCTGGTCGTGATCATGGCCGTCGCGTTCGCCGGCAAGTACCTCGGCTGCGCCGCCGTGGTCCGCGCCCAGGGCTTCCCCTGGCGCTACGCCTCCGCCGTCGGCGGCCTGATGAACGCCCGCGGCCTGATGATCCTGGTGTTCATCAACATCGGCCTCGCCCACGGCCTGGTGACCCCGGAGCTGTTCGCCATCCTGGTCGCCGTCGCGATCGTCACCACCGCCGCCGCCATGCCGATCTACCGCGCCTCCCTGCCCGACGACGCGGACCGCGCCGACACCGGCGCCGCACCCACCCCCGTCACCACGTCCAACGCACCGTGA
- a CDS encoding multicopper oxidase family protein: protein MGAASLGAGALAAAGCGTGSSAGPAGGAPVRNPLRVPPLAESAQVGGRRVFSLVAQAGRTAFVPGGEAETWGFNGSFLGPTLRVRRGEDVRVVVRNGLSEPTTVHWHGMVLPASADGTPHQTVEPGGEWSPSWRVDQPAATLWYHPHPHGATERHVHRGLAGMLIVDDDEEAALDLPREYGVDDVPVIVQDRTFGGGGAFVEGPRSGAGMLGSTILVNGTASPGFAVTAELTRLRLLNASTARSYRFGFPDGREFDVVAGDGGLLPAPVKRARLTLTPGERAEVVVRLSAGEQVVLRSYPQELGVAGADTGAADEFDVLHLGAAASLRPSAPLPARLVDVPVLDPAGAVAVRGFRMRVDRINDERMDLARVDHVVTVGTTELWDVVNVSDVPHNFHVHGTQFQVVSVGGRAPAAESAGWKDTVYAPPNVPVRLAVRFTGHADPSTPYMYHCHLLWHEDSGVMGQFVVVEPGGQARPPVGGHAHR, encoded by the coding sequence TTGGGCGCGGCGAGCCTCGGTGCGGGCGCGCTCGCCGCCGCCGGGTGCGGCACCGGGTCGTCGGCCGGTCCGGCCGGCGGTGCCCCGGTGCGCAACCCGCTGCGCGTGCCGCCACTGGCCGAGTCGGCGCAGGTCGGCGGGCGGCGGGTGTTCTCGCTGGTCGCGCAGGCCGGGCGGACGGCGTTCGTGCCGGGTGGCGAGGCGGAGACGTGGGGCTTCAACGGGTCGTTCCTGGGGCCGACGCTGCGGGTGCGGCGCGGTGAGGACGTGCGGGTCGTGGTGCGCAACGGGTTGAGCGAGCCGACGACGGTGCACTGGCACGGGATGGTGCTGCCCGCGTCGGCGGACGGCACGCCGCACCAGACGGTGGAGCCGGGTGGCGAGTGGTCGCCGTCGTGGCGGGTGGACCAGCCCGCGGCGACGCTGTGGTACCACCCGCACCCGCACGGGGCGACCGAGCGGCACGTGCACCGGGGCCTGGCGGGGATGCTGATCGTCGACGACGACGAGGAGGCGGCGCTGGACCTGCCGCGCGAGTACGGCGTGGACGACGTGCCGGTGATCGTGCAGGACAGGACTTTCGGCGGCGGTGGGGCGTTCGTCGAGGGCCCGCGCAGCGGTGCCGGGATGCTGGGGAGCACGATCCTGGTCAACGGCACCGCTTCGCCGGGGTTCGCGGTGACGGCGGAGCTGACCCGGTTGCGGTTGCTCAACGCGTCGACGGCGCGCAGCTACCGCTTCGGTTTCCCGGACGGTCGCGAGTTCGACGTGGTCGCCGGTGACGGCGGTCTGCTGCCGGCGCCGGTGAAGCGCGCCCGCCTGACGCTGACGCCCGGTGAGCGGGCCGAGGTGGTGGTGCGGTTGTCGGCCGGTGAGCAGGTGGTGCTGCGCTCGTACCCGCAGGAGCTGGGCGTGGCCGGTGCGGACACCGGGGCGGCGGACGAGTTCGACGTGCTGCACCTGGGGGCGGCGGCGTCGTTGCGGCCGTCGGCGCCGTTGCCGGCGCGGCTGGTGGACGTGCCGGTGCTGGACCCGGCGGGCGCGGTGGCGGTGCGGGGGTTCCGGATGCGGGTGGACCGGATCAACGACGAGCGCATGGACCTGGCGCGGGTGGACCACGTGGTGACGGTGGGCACCACCGAGCTGTGGGACGTGGTCAACGTCAGCGACGTGCCGCACAACTTCCACGTGCACGGCACGCAGTTCCAGGTGGTGTCGGTGGGCGGTCGGGCCCCGGCGGCGGAGTCGGCGGGGTGGAAGGACACGGTGTACGCGCCGCCGAACGTGCCGGTGCGGTTGGCGGTGCGGTTCACCGGGCACGCGGACCCGTCGACGCCGTACATGTACCACTGCCACCTGCTGTGGCACGAGGACTCGGGCGTGATGGGCCAGTTCGTCGTCGTCGAGCCGGGTGGGCAGGCCCGGCCCCCGGTGGGCGGGCACGCGCACCGCTGA
- a CDS encoding cytochrome P450 — MWLTGVLAAAAVLTAPRWLPGRVVALRGKVFEKVNGDDATTFPNATVGPDRFLEIYGHPAANGRSRGAGLSDLFWYWLSPGPEVHQEHLEAGPRYDDVARTTRALLAGPADALADAATRCTARVLDELPPRRVTAVRLRDLMLPVWAEYFHELVFGEPCTRAARDLIVGHARDVVTSLKCTGLRHPARRARLTRYLARRVALGHVRRPLPPSLSPTEQVHYLQGTFFNTAVVQMSEAMAHLLLALAQHPGVTARLADDRYFARVLDETFRLYPLFGIAHRIATDDIVLDERTTLPAGSVLCFSYPDYHATGYDRPEVFDPDRWEHVQARTAHHIPFGVAANRPCPAWRLSPLALRAATREVLRRFTLHSTAGHTRSLPNRGPCLLVRADRPPPRGLAALGALLRVRDRWEDVWRSLLQLVLGTVMVLHARRLRLAGRYFEAQDDHDAQGTQDTRDTQDTRDTQDTRDTQDTRDTQDTRHAQDTRDTQGCPVRHRPPHTRESTE, encoded by the coding sequence GCTTCCTGGAAATCTACGGCCACCCCGCCGCCAACGGCCGCAGCCGCGGCGCCGGGCTGTCCGACCTGTTCTGGTACTGGCTGTCACCCGGCCCCGAGGTGCACCAGGAGCACCTGGAGGCGGGTCCCCGCTACGACGACGTCGCCCGCACCACCCGCGCGCTGCTCGCGGGCCCCGCCGACGCGCTGGCCGACGCCGCCACCCGCTGCACCGCCCGCGTGCTCGACGAACTCCCACCCCGGCGGGTCACCGCCGTGCGGCTGCGCGACCTGATGCTGCCGGTGTGGGCGGAGTACTTCCACGAGCTCGTCTTCGGCGAACCCTGCACCCGCGCCGCCCGCGACCTGATCGTCGGGCACGCCCGCGACGTGGTGACCTCGCTCAAGTGCACCGGCCTGCGCCACCCCGCCCGCCGCGCCCGGCTGACCCGCTACCTGGCCCGCCGCGTCGCCCTGGGCCACGTGCGGCGGCCGCTGCCCCCCTCGCTGTCCCCCACCGAGCAGGTGCACTACCTCCAGGGCACCTTCTTCAACACCGCCGTGGTCCAGATGTCCGAGGCGATGGCCCACCTGCTGCTCGCCCTGGCGCAGCACCCCGGGGTGACCGCCCGGCTCGCCGACGACCGCTACTTCGCCCGCGTCCTGGACGAGACCTTCCGCCTGTACCCGCTGTTCGGCATCGCCCACCGCATCGCCACCGACGACATCGTGCTCGACGAGCGCACCACCCTGCCCGCCGGCTCGGTGCTGTGCTTCAGCTACCCCGACTACCACGCCACCGGCTACGACCGCCCGGAGGTGTTCGACCCCGACCGCTGGGAGCACGTCCAGGCCCGCACCGCCCACCACATCCCCTTCGGCGTCGCCGCCAACCGGCCGTGCCCGGCGTGGCGGCTGTCGCCACTGGCGCTGCGCGCGGCCACCCGGGAGGTGCTGCGCCGCTTCACCCTCCACTCCACCGCCGGCCACACCCGCTCGCTGCCCAACCGCGGCCCGTGCCTGCTGGTCCGGGCCGACCGGCCACCGCCGCGCGGGCTGGCCGCGCTGGGCGCCCTGCTGCGGGTGCGCGACCGGTGGGAGGACGTGTGGCGCAGCCTGCTCCAGCTCGTGCTCGGCACGGTCATGGTCCTGCACGCCCGCAGGCTCCGCCTGGCCGGGCGCTACTTCGAGGCCCAAGACGACCACGATGCCCAGGGCACCCAAGACACCCGCGACACCCAGGACACCCGCGACACCCAGGACACCCGCGACACCCAGGACACCCGCGACACCCAGGACACCCGCCACGCCCAGGACACCCGCGACACCCAGGGGTGCCCGGTGCGGCACCGACCACCTCACACCCGGGAGAGCACCGAGTGA
- a CDS encoding EamA family transporter: protein MDTVTSPVLPRGNLPRTALTAIAPLTWGTTYVVTTELLPPGHPLFGGLLRALPAGLIALAVTRTLPRGAWWGKAAVLGVLNIGLFLPLLFVAAERLPGGVAATLGAAQPLVVAVLAVAVLRDSFSAWRFLWGGVGVVGVGLVVIGPDAALDGAGIAAGLAGAASMALGVTLTKRWGRPAGVGPTAFAGWQLAAGGAFLVPVTFLVEGAPPAIDAPAALGYLWLGLVGGLFAYVLWFRGLTSLPVTSVAVLGLLSPLVAAVLGAVLLGQALGTVQLVGFGLSLAAIVAGQLPAPTRSTAPERTSR from the coding sequence ATGGACACCGTGACAAGTCCGGTTCTTCCTCGCGGGAACCTGCCCCGCACCGCCCTGACCGCGATCGCCCCGCTGACGTGGGGCACGACCTACGTCGTCACCACCGAGCTCCTCCCGCCGGGGCACCCGCTGTTCGGCGGCCTGCTGCGGGCGCTGCCCGCCGGTCTCATCGCCCTGGCGGTGACCCGGACGCTGCCGCGCGGCGCGTGGTGGGGCAAGGCCGCCGTGCTCGGCGTGCTGAACATCGGGTTGTTCCTCCCGCTGCTGTTCGTCGCGGCCGAACGCCTCCCGGGTGGCGTGGCCGCGACCCTGGGCGCGGCCCAGCCGCTGGTCGTCGCGGTGCTGGCGGTGGCGGTCCTCCGCGACTCCTTCTCCGCCTGGCGCTTCCTGTGGGGCGGGGTCGGCGTCGTCGGCGTCGGCCTGGTGGTGATCGGGCCGGACGCGGCGCTCGACGGCGCCGGGATCGCGGCGGGCCTGGCGGGCGCGGCGTCGATGGCGCTCGGGGTGACGCTCACCAAGCGCTGGGGCAGGCCCGCCGGGGTGGGCCCCACGGCGTTCGCCGGGTGGCAGCTCGCCGCCGGCGGCGCGTTCCTGGTGCCCGTCACGTTCCTGGTCGAGGGCGCACCGCCCGCGATCGACGCGCCCGCCGCGCTGGGCTACCTCTGGCTCGGCCTGGTCGGCGGGCTGTTCGCCTACGTGCTGTGGTTCCGCGGCCTGACCTCGCTGCCGGTCACCTCGGTGGCGGTCCTCGGCCTGCTCTCGCCGCTGGTCGCCGCCGTGCTCGGCGCGGTCCTGCTCGGCCAGGCGCTCGGCACCGTCCAGCTCGTGGGGTTCGGGCTCTCGCTCGCCGCGATCGTCGCGGGGCAGCTGCCCGCACCCACCCGTTCCACCGCACCGGAGAGGACGTCCCGATGA
- a CDS encoding helix-turn-helix transcriptional regulator, with amino-acid sequence MDNRDDIRRFLATRRARITPERAGLPAYGGGARRVPGLRREEVALLAGVSVEYYTRLERGNLAGVSEGVLEALARALQLDEAERAHLFDLARASGGPAATRRRKPAQRVRPGVRRILDAMGDAPAIVRNGRLDLLATNRLARALYAPVFEADRRRPVNLARFAFLDPRAAEFYPDWDDAASTTVALLRTEAGRDPYDRNLSDLVGELSTRSDAFRTRWATHNVHLHHTGTKRFHHPEVGVLELAFESMPLPADPGLTLTAYSAEPGGASHDGLRLLASWAATVDRPEQVDDRVR; translated from the coding sequence GTGGACAACAGGGATGACATCCGCCGATTCCTGGCCACCCGGCGGGCCCGGATCACCCCGGAGCGGGCCGGCCTGCCCGCCTACGGCGGTGGTGCGCGGCGCGTTCCGGGCCTGCGCCGGGAGGAGGTGGCGCTGCTGGCCGGGGTCAGCGTGGAGTACTACACGCGGTTGGAGCGCGGGAACCTGGCCGGGGTGTCGGAGGGCGTGCTGGAGGCGTTGGCGCGGGCGTTGCAGCTCGACGAGGCCGAGCGCGCGCACCTGTTCGACCTGGCGCGCGCGTCGGGTGGTCCGGCGGCGACGCGGCGGCGCAAGCCGGCGCAGCGGGTGCGGCCGGGGGTGCGGCGCATCCTGGACGCGATGGGCGACGCGCCGGCGATCGTGCGCAACGGGCGGCTGGACCTGCTGGCGACCAACCGGCTGGCGCGCGCCCTGTACGCGCCGGTGTTCGAGGCGGACCGGCGGCGGCCGGTGAACCTGGCGCGGTTCGCGTTCCTGGACCCGCGCGCGGCGGAGTTCTACCCGGACTGGGACGACGCGGCGAGCACGACGGTGGCGCTGCTGCGCACGGAGGCGGGGCGGGACCCGTACGACCGGAACCTGTCCGACCTGGTGGGTGAGCTGTCCACGCGCAGCGACGCCTTCCGGACGCGGTGGGCGACGCACAACGTGCACCTGCACCACACGGGCACCAAGCGGTTCCACCACCCGGAGGTGGGCGTGCTGGAGCTGGCGTTCGAGTCGATGCCGCTGCCGGCGGACCCGGGGTTGACGCTGACCGCCTACAGCGCGGAGCCGGGTGGCGCGTCGCACGACGGGTTGCGGTTGCTGGCCAGCTGGGCGGCGACGGTGGACCGGCCGGAGCAGGTGGACGACCGGGTGCGGTAG
- a CDS encoding NAD(P)-dependent oxidoreductase, with product MRIIVVGAAGMVGSRVVGEAAGRGHDVVAVHRKAPPGGTAVEGDALDVDRMGAIFAGADAVVAATRPAPGHEHTAVPTTTALLDAAAAAGTRVLVVGGAAPLRVPGHPDLLVLDSPRYVPARYRAIAAASAAQLEACRAHPADWVYLSPPALLEPGRRTGEYRRGTTALLVRPDGTSLISAEDLAVAVVDELEKPGDDDHFTVGY from the coding sequence ATGAGGATCATCGTCGTGGGAGCCGCGGGCATGGTCGGCTCGCGCGTCGTGGGCGAGGCCGCGGGCCGGGGCCACGACGTGGTCGCGGTGCACCGGAAGGCGCCGCCCGGGGGAACCGCGGTGGAGGGCGACGCGCTCGACGTCGACCGGATGGGCGCGATCTTCGCCGGTGCCGACGCGGTGGTGGCCGCGACCCGCCCCGCGCCGGGGCACGAGCACACCGCCGTCCCGACCACGACGGCGCTGCTCGACGCGGCCGCGGCGGCCGGGACGCGCGTCCTCGTCGTCGGCGGCGCCGCACCGCTGCGCGTACCGGGGCACCCCGACCTGCTCGTGCTCGACAGCCCCCGGTACGTGCCCGCGCGGTACCGCGCGATCGCCGCCGCCAGCGCCGCGCAGCTGGAGGCGTGCCGGGCGCACCCGGCCGACTGGGTCTACCTCAGCCCGCCCGCGCTGCTGGAACCCGGGCGCCGCACGGGGGAGTACCGGCGCGGCACCACCGCGCTCCTGGTCCGCCCGGACGGCACGTCCCTGATCTCGGCCGAGGACCTGGCGGTGGCCGTGGTCGACGAGCTGGAGAAGCCGGGTGACGACGATCACTTCACCGTCGGCTACTGA